The Cryptomeria japonica chromosome 2, Sugi_1.0, whole genome shotgun sequence region atgaattggggatgctcttgcatcagacatctggggttattgaaaaagtgattctctcactttgctagggtgaaaggaaaaccaaggcggtctacctcttcctgagaaatccaagatgaatcttcaactggtctatccttccacttacCAAAATAATCCTTATACTGCCttctccgggtactacgcccaatcctactatccaaaatttatccaatctgatctagttccttccggggcaactgtttctccaagtctacaatactgtcctcactgaattttggttcatgatactcatgaaggtcTGCTATGTTAAACatgggtgaaatacttagactatccggtaactcgacttcatatgcatttccagaactgaacttcctcaaaatcctgcaaggtccaaacttcttcatctacaacttgttataagttccaatcgggaatctctcttttctcagatataccatcacttcattgccaacttcaaattccttatatctcctcttctcatcttccttctccttatacttgttgttgaTGTCCTCCAagtgttgcttaacctgaatatgcaaggctgccatgtgatctgcaaaggcttctgcttctgaacttctccggtcttcattgctaatatctctcaattctgatatacctttaggatgcactccgataacaatctcaaaaggtgttcctctagtactcctattcactgaattgttgtaggcaaaattttcttgtgcaaggatcaaatcccaagtTTTGgatttatctcccactaaacatctcaacaaatttcccaaactctggttaactacttttgtctatccatcagtctatagatgaaaagtagaactgaacttcaaatctgtattcatcttcttccaaagtgttctccaaaaatagccaacagacttagtgtctctgtctgaaactatgctcttaggtaatccatgcaatctcactacttccttgaaaaataggtcttctacatgtaatgcatctaatgtcttcttacaaggtatgaaataagcCATCTTCAAGAATATATCTACTatgacaaatatagaatcattctctctcggtgttttaggcaatccaagtacaaaatccattcttatatcctcccaaggtcttatcggtaccgtcaaaggtttatacaatcccacattctgactactaccctttgtaacttgaaaaactctacaaatttgcaaatatctcttaacatccttatgaatctagggccaaaagtactgctcactcaccaatgctattgttttgtcaataccaaaatgtctagctaatcctccactatgtttctcctttatcagattctccctcatagaactcttaggtatgcacaactgaactcctctgaataacatcccatcttgaatgaagtaatccaaccacttggttctatctaccataactagttctctacatgctttccaaggttatgcaaaatccgggtcatcatcacacaaggtctccaattcttcaaatcctgatactgtcactctcatctttgttagcagattccttctcctactcaatgcatcaacaaccttgttagattttccacttctatgcttcaacataaagttgtaactctgcaagaattctacccatctcatatatctatgattcaacttactctaactgttcaaatactacaaagcttgatgatatgtATACAACATTAACTctttaggaaacaagtaatgtctccacttcttcaaggcttgaactatggcataaaattcttgatcatacaataaatatctcctttgggcatcattcaatttctcactaaaataagctacttctctcccttcccgACTCAAGACTACtcatattgttgttccacttgcatcacaatccacttgaaatactttattgaaatccggtaaagctaacacaggctactcagtcactttctgcttcaacaattcaaaacttttgtttgctctagtggtccacttgaactccttctgatctcctctcatgatctcaatcatagggttacaaactgaactgaagtTTCTGATGaactttcggtaaaaactagccaatccatgaaatgatcttacgtctctgatgctttccggtgtaggccattcatcatttcctttcactttcttagggtccatcttcaaaccatcctcagatatcacaaatcccaaatagagtaactcatccttcatgaaagtacacttcttgatatacaataacaaacttacaaTACCTCGTAGagtaaaatcaaaatgtcatccaaatatacaataacaaacttacccaagaatttcttcaatacctcgttcatcagcctcatgaaagtactcagtgcattagttaacccaaaaggcatcaccaaccatttttatagtccttcatttgtcttgaatgttatcttccactcatctccttctctgatcctaaactgatgatatccactcttcaaatctatctttgtaaagtattttgctccactcaaacagtccattatgtcatccatcctagggaaAGGAAACATGTATTTCATTTcgatcttgtttattactctagaatcagtacacattctccactctccactcttcttaggtgttaatactgctggtactgcacaagggctcagactttccctgatcaaacctttcttcaacaactcctgcacttgtctatttatttcttcattctctattggtgtcatcCAGTTTggagctttgttaggcaaactagctgtAGGAACCAATTCCATGGAATCaatgatacttctcacaggtggcaatccattaggtactttatttgaaatgatgtctttatattTTGTCAGTGAgtcttttatctcttccggttgttcctcttcatgctctggattctcagtcttcttaggaattaaggaaaaacacacattcgcatgtctcaatccatccaggaatttccttccatctatcaaacagattctagcattcgtacagacttgattcttcaaaggttcctccaaaggaaacACAGTTTGCTTCATCcaattggccacaatagtgtatgtattatttttcccatcatgtactgcctgtttatcaaactgccaaggtttacccaacaaaagatgacaaatatccataggcataatatcacacaagactaatatcatgataatttccaattttcaatttcaccaaacattgctcacttactaacaacttatgttcatcctgaatccatgctatctgataaggcttctagggtgtttcaatctctccaaactcaacttattcaccatctcttctgaaacaagattatctgaactaccactatcaataacaactttacaacacttatcggataccttacatctggtcttgaacaaattcttcctctgcaagggatcTTCATCTCCTCcgctatgacacaaagctctcctcatcatcaacagttctccatgttctagtttattgtctgatatggtggggttttcttccaccactacttctcttctagtattctatgtcttcttctacttgaaagtacgatgtccttctcctccatacttatagcatgttcctctaaatgttctcttgtcttgtcttctaaaattctcattctggtagccatccggttctctccttcagtagaaatttctatcatccttcctatatgaattaccttctttgttcacttccttttccttgttctgatctatataggttcctctaccttcggtatatcctcttcctctggtaaaccttccacctctgtctCTCTGCCcttgctcatgtcttttatttagcttcttttatgcctttagggcatactgataaacctcttcaacactctctaatttgatcaaactgagttcatcttgtatagacatctgtaatcaattcaaatatcttgcaacttgttcaaattcattatcaacatgtttggatctaatattcaacttgtaaaatgcttcggtgtattccttcacactagatttcttctatctcaaattctgcaacttccagaacagattcacttgataatcagctagcataaaattttatttcatcttagcaatcatccgatcccatgtcttaatcttctcttaacctcttctttgtctatcaacttgcaaatgctcccaccaaagagatgcatgatgtttcaaccgggtacatgcatatttcaccttcctttcttctgcaatgttttcaaaattaaagtatttctccatctccaagatccaatctatcaattcatctaaatctaacttcccatcatattttggtggagtaaaatgaggtttagtattcaccctactcaaaaccttaaaaaacctttcctcatccagatcaaccaCCGGTGTGTTTACTTGTTCTactgaggcttcttctccttcatcttcacttacatcttcaatatgtcaacctcttctctgggctatatCCACGGCTTCCAACTGAGTTGCTATACCTTGCAACATTTTCATCACAActgggtctgcattcccacgtgctacaccattcctagttcctcttcacgccatcgTTCACATTGGTCCTCTGCAGCTATAGGTCCAATCCacagtccgccaccctacaacaaaaatctcaAGACACGCAACTTCCAGAATgaaaactcactctgataccacttgaagtagtcacctgtgaggagggacctcaagaaaatcaatctggaccagtcagcaggagtaaacacaatagaaacacaaagatatgatggaggcaatgcagaatagattgcattataacatgaaaattgattacatccaaatggtaacaaccgggttacggCATAACCgactcataggcctggtagaacatacaaaatatatCACAATCGGGACCTTCTAtgttaagatctatcttctacgctcggTCTAGCtatttgattctttgattgattacattctaatgcacaattacaattatatatacaatccaaggggatccagtcggcccaaaaagggatcaaaacccgaagaacaagacctaacgtgtaaaaccaacaaggtcagcctccgccaagagattcctccgaaaaatccaaaggatgaagtgtagatcgcaggaaaaggtcgaccacacgccaaggaacatcgaaatcaatgcccaaggctccgcaagattCAGAAGGGGTTCtcgtagatcaccaaaataggtccaggcaactggtaacaagaatctgtcatggaaaccggtagcgataacttgccgaaaaataatccaaatgcgatgcagtctgaaaataagaaagatgatcaagtcttcaagtagaatccaactccacaggatccagtgagccaaaaccgagacacacagaaagaaaaattgaaactgcaaacaaaaagcaaacagaaaggaaaatgtttttggttgatgcaagattgctatgaaccagggatgctcctgcatcaaattgcTAGAGAatcggatccttcaaatgaggaaaggaaatgcTATATGTgtgagaccctaactttgtttttgaccttaggctgacctagaatcaATATTTTTTCACAAATATCgagatttaaacattaaaataccgccaaaacatgcTCTCAAAATTCGGGGACAAAAAGTCAGGACCTGGTTCgaacacatggtctgaccaacttttcgccaaatttttggggaagcaagctATTGTGATTTTAAAGTCAATTCTAggattatatgggaatttgagatgCCTAGATATGCGAAATCGGGTCTTGAAGGTTGAAAAAGGACATAATTAGGGAATTTGATgaattaatttaaagaataaaataaaagggggcacacatagggttaagggcccaattttatgatgtgtggagtgataaagaaagtctttagatttaattaaatgcttaaagataattttaaatgcaagatgcaaacgcactaaggcgggtgctaaaataAGCATTTAATTGTACCACTCAATTAAAGATGTACAATTTACGACCCTACACATACATTTACATCAACTAATAAGAATGTGTGATCACTCCTAAACCTTTCACCAATCACAAACATAAAGTGACTAAGAGTCACCCATCTCAAATGAAGTGGATGGTCACGACTACACCCACATCGACATATCACAAATGAGCCCCTTAGAGAGGCATGGTTGGACAACCAATGGCATCATTCTTACATGAGATCTCATGGAAGCCACCAAATAAAATCTATGCAACGAGAACATTGTAGATAGAACAAATGCACCTAGAAAGGATAATGAACAACCCACTAAATTTGACTCGGCAAACTCACGAGCAATGGCGCCAATCACGACCTAGAGCTTGAAGGAGATGTGCCAGTCATTCAATCAAAAGAGATTTAGGGGATGATACAAGCCTACGATCAAACAAATAGTGATAAACCATAGGATAGTGGGAAGATGCGTTGTAGTAATTCACTAACATTGTTAATATGCATTGAGCTTGTGGGAACATCACAAAGATTTGTGCAACAGGAACCCAAATGCTAACGTCACAATAGGTGCATAGAACAAAAGGATATAGGGGCCCCCGTAATAGATGATGTAGAAACAATCGACCACCAGTTTAATGTAAAAAGCTAGCATTTGCGCTAGGTGCACGATCATGTGCAGATTGTATATCACATCTTATACGCAGATCACATGGCTCCACAAGTTGTTGACATAGTGATTAAGCACATGACACTTGGGGCCACCACATACCATACACACCAATAGCATAAGAAGAGAAACTGACCACCCTCACACATTCTAGAGATGTGATAAGGCACCACACCTAAGTATCTAGGTGATATCACACTCTATTGATCCTACAAATAAGAGAAGCGAGCCACAGAGGATGACATAGAACGTTGCATCCTAATGGTCCAACTTATAGAGGATACATAATTGTGACATTACATCTAGAATTTCGTGAGTTGATCAATATCAATTGGTTCAATGGATCCTACaccatttaatatattaaattcaaCCATGATGAACAAGGAGATTTGCCACCACAATGAGTCTCACGTTTGGTCaccataaaatgaatttatcctcaACACGTGCATAAATATTATGATTTTCCGCTTCAACTTCAAAGCACATGTATTgcataatcacaacaaaatattatCCATAATCTCATTATCCTCATTCCTTTGGAACCCCCGTCATGAAATGATCATATAAATTGTAACTGACGCCATCAAATGATCATATAGGTTGTAACCGACACCATCAGATGACCATATATGTTGTCATAACTAGAAcatagaaaaaacaacaaaaatatagttatatatgaAGATGATCAATTATTACAAAGTAAGTGAAAGAAATCAAGAGAAggatatataataaaattaatgaTTTTTATTAAATCAATTATCTCAGATCAGTTATTAATTTTGAAATGATTGATACCCAGGTTGAATAGGATGACCTAAAAAATACAAGTTAAGTGACATGCCAACAATTAAAGTTTTCATATGTTGTATTCTAGATCTTTGTACATGTATGAATCCAAGCATTGTCATTGTTGAATACAAcaatattatttttcataaatatctAATTATTTTGTTAGATAAATTGCCCCATCTTCAATCGTCactctagatctagatctaaatgAAGATACTTATTTGAAAGTTCACTAACATCTACAGTTTTTATTGTAACGACAAATTATACTGATTTGAAAGTTCACTAACATCTACAGATTTTAGTGCAAAGACAAATCAAATAATTTTGTTAGAAGAAGAATTTTTCTCTAGATGAAAATACTGATTTGAAAATTCACCACCACCTACCGATTTTAATATAACaacaaatctacaaattcatcCTCAAACCAAACATGCAACTACAACATTTAGTATTCTCCTAATCAGGGATCATCATTCCCAAGCTAAGAGATGGTCCAGTGACATTTCTGTTGAGAACAACTCTGACAAATCTGCGCAGAGCTCGTCTGTATTCTCTGGTAGATTAGACGTTGGTGGCAATGGGTTTTTATTCAATTGCAACTGCCTAGAGTTGATCAAGAGTGCTTTGATGTTAGCCAATTCTCCCTCCATTCGTAAGATCTGCTGCTGCAATATGCAAATGATACCAGTGCAACCATACACGGGATCCTTCAATCGAGCATTCGCCTCGTATACCATACTATCCACCGCCAAAGCTCTCTTCTCCTCTGGAATTCCCTggttcaaaccaaaaaaaaagggGCATTCACACAAAGAAATATAATCAAATTGATTGCCTgatatccaaaattcaaaaaaaaaagaatggttttTTTTAGGAATGCAAGAATTGGATGGCCCCTCTTATAAAATGGAAGTAATTTTTTTAATGTGACTGGTGGTGATGTGACACTGCCTCCAATGTCATGGGCAGTATCTATGCAGCAATGTAAAACACACACCCATACAAAGGGTCTATGCAAATGTACATCCATTCATGGATAGCGTCTATGCAGCAATGTAAAACACACATCTAGACTTCTAAAAATAATTAACATCACCTTTTATGCAGAGTACGGTTTATCTACCTGGATAGCCGTTTCCCAAGTCATGTGGGTGAAAGAAGATTGAAATTTATGACATTGTACATATTAAAAAAAAGCTCTCGATAATTAAACCAGACCCAAAACATTAAACATTGGAACTCCAAACAATATAAAACATGTAGTGATGGATCTGCCAGGTACCCAAAATCAAAGCTATGTGAATGAATGATTACCTGCAACATCCTTATCATATTTGTTCTGGGAAATATTTTGTGCACAGCGATAAATCTTTGTGCATCTTTTGGTGGGAAAGAAGGGGCTAGAATGCATGAACTTGAACACCGTCTTTTGAGCACCTTGCAAGCTGCGCAGGGCGTCGGCCATCGCGATGAAACGCCACTTTTATATTCTCTGGTCTCACTCATAATTATGATATGATTACCAAACCTTTTTCTGATTTCTGGTAAGAGCAGGAGATTGTTATTAAGTCTCACGAGGAATGTACCCGAAGATTCGACAGTGTGGAAATTATTGTACGATGATGGAGTTATTATGTGTCGAATGCAACATTATTTGTCCCTGCGTCTTTTCAAACAGCTGCGCTAGAAACCAATTTCCAAGTATGGGCAGAAACTTTTGGGAAAGTGAGGTAAGTAATTTATTATTAGACGTGACTGAGGATTTCTTGAGCATCGATGGTTTTCAAGCTGTCAGAGAGTTTTATCGTAAATTCCATGGAATGTGAATTGCATGaacatatcatagacaaaattaGTCTGGCACAAATGCGCTTCTAGTAGGTCAGCTTTGACCGTCAGCATCATTGAGAATCTGTTCACTCAAAGTTCACTCAAATGCTTGGACTATTTATCTAAAGAAAAACAAAGAATTTAGGTTTTTATGTTggcttttctgattttttattttttggtgaaatTGAATGATTTTGAATGAGTCTATTAAGAATTGAGTGAGGCTAATTATATGACCTCAATGTAACAAGAGATCTGGAGATTTTTTTTCTAGGATCGATATCCCTTATTCTTTAACTCTTAGTTGAACATGTTTTAGTCGAAGGCTCGTGCTCTTGTATCAAATAGCTAAATGATTATGTGAATTTGATATAAAATTCACCAACCCAAAAAACGATGTTGAAAAAGttgaaacattttttttaatataataagaTATTttaaattgatatatatatttttaatcggAAAACTTATTTCACCTCTTAATAGTATAAATTTACATGAATGTCATGAATGCCTTCATCCTTATCACAATCATTACCTTGTCTCcccatttttggatttttattggtAGCCAGTTGTTTGAATGCAATGGTTCTTTCATTAGTCTTGTCAATTGTAGAGTTGTCTTTAATTAAGCTATAAAGTACCTTACACATTTTGCAAGGTTTTTGGTTTAAGGCAAGTAAAAATCAAGTAGTAAATTGGTCTAAAAATACTCTTACATTGGGATCTCATATGCACATATTTAAGTTATAGCTCCATCATTCTATTGAAGGGGTTACCTTTTCAATTTGTTTACATGGGAATTGTAATCTTATGGATATATAAACTAGACTTTAAAAAATCTCACATTATCGTCTAATAGATATAACAATTTTAAGTTGGGGTGAAACTTTTTAAAGTATTGATCTATCTATGTGGACATTCTATTTTATAAGAAAATTTGCATTTTAATTATGTGGCTATGTTTTTTTCATTCTATTGGATTGACCTTGAACTAAACATAGAAGCTTAAGTTTCTTCCATAGAATtatattgttaatttatttttaagtgcgctataaaaaaattgaagagattttttaGTAGACAATAATCTTATAAATTCCTTTTTTTGCTTATTTCAGGTAGTTGTCAAATTATAATcttttttataattattaaattattaagatAAAATCTAAAAACAAGCAAAAAATCAGAGGGAAGATAAAATGTCCATCTACATGATAATTTTATGGTTAAGTAGGTTTCAACCCTGTCCGCCCACAACTCAACATTCAAATCTTAAACTATAGAAACTCTAGTAACTTATGAGAATATTCTAATTATATATTGTACTAATTAAAAACTACACGGTACCACAAGAAACTTAAAAATTAAGCTGCAAGTAGCTAGATGGTACCATGTTGCTACAAATGATTAAGtaaaggaaaaatatttaaatttattggaATTCCTTTATCCTTCTAAAGCATGCTTTCCACTCTATAGTATTTATCCAAAATGGCTTGAGTCGTAATATCAAATAGAATTATGGGTTTCATAGAGTCTCTTAGAATATTGGTGTTTCATAGAGTCTCTTAGAATAATGTTGTTGAAAATCATATAACAAAGGATTAATGAGAATAAATGGTATTAGTTGATAGAGCACCGCACTTGGTGCTAAATGGTTGGTTCATGTTATTTGTTATGTAATAGAGTGTTATTTGGTATGTAATAGAGTGAGGTGTGATCTTGATTACACATTAGTGGTATCAAAGAAACTATTTCATTTAGAAAATTTTGCATTAATATGTTGTGCAAGTGTAATTCATCTACAAAGTAAAACTTGGTAATCAATATTTACTACCTTCGTAGCCCAAAATCTAATTGAGATGATGATTGAGAAGGGCATGAATGGTAAGAGAAGATGATGGATAAACAAGGTTTAAAAAATTCAATATATTGCCAGAATTTAGAGTATTGAGAAGTTGGAAATATTAGATAGAAAGATGTTGGTTTTAATCTCTAGAATGGGAATTTGAAAGGAGAATttagaaaatgatttaaataatcAAATGAGTAGAGTTGGAGCAAGGTGAATCCTCTAAGGGAATTTTCTCCAAGATGATGGAAAAAATGTATATAAACCTATGATGGTGAGACTAACACAGATAAGTTGGACTAATGGGTGTCCCAAAAGGATGTATACTTCAAACTTATTTAGCTATCCCCACATGGATATATTTattttgcaagaattttttttgaGCATGCACTTAATATGAGAGTTGTTTGAAAAacaggtgtctcaaccttgcaattataAAAAAAGGTTACTGTTGATATTTGAGTGCGTAGGATTGCCAGGGGGTGTACCCCTTTGCTAGGTTCAAGGGGGATGCTCCCGTCCTCTCAATGGCAGGTCTAGTGGAAAATTGCCTCAATGGGGGTTCAAGGGAAATGCCTATGAAAGCGACATTTTATAATTGCAAATCCGAATGGTTCATCATTTGGTCTTAGATCTGACAATCGATATTATGTTGGTTTTTATTTCCCTAAAAGGCAACCCTATTTTATGGGGGAATTGTATTGTTGCTAGACATTGTGATGTATTCTGAGAGTCTAATAGCTATCATGTTTCCTCTAGATCTTTCATGTGTGATACTCCTATGAGAATCTTTCTCTACAAATCTATTGTAATCTTGTTGATttataatatattgggtggcttttggagtggggttttttctcttgaaagagttttccccacataaattatTGTGTTGTGTGAATTTAATTCATATTTTTGTATGTTTAATTTGTATGTTTGTTGTAAAGATCTAAAATATTTTTCATATCCcttctctcaagattagtgtaggaagttaatTTGCTACCTTAACTTCCATACAAGAATTATTAGAGCTCAAGCGCATTTGGTTTCAATTGTAGGTTGTTGGGGTTTTTAAGCTAATCCAAATTTGAGTAGGAGCTTGCACATAAGATACTATATTATCTTGTTGTGTGAATTTTCAAATAGGAAGTTCACCAAGGAGAATAAAGGTGGAGAAACATTATGGTAAAATTTTTAAGATGTGGAAGCTTAAGATGGAGGATCTATTAATATTGAGATCTATGGCATGTCATTGATAAGAATGTTATAAGACCTGCAAATTGTACTTTGGCTACTCAATatgatttaatagattatataTCTAACTCTCTAATTAGATTGTTCCTAAGATAGAAAAATGCAACTTGAAGAGTGGAGATGAAGGTTTTAGATGTGAGATGGTTACAAGAGACCCGTtgctaattttatttttaatttaaagaaaaaaattacaaGTATACAAGACACATCCATATGTCTTGATCATTGGATCAACAAATTAGGATGTGCAAGGATTTATTTTTCAATTGGAACTATTATCTTTGTAGTAAATTTTGGTGAAAAAtgcacattgcaaccacaaaataaagtccaatctcaatattacaattaTATCCAGATCAAGATATGCTTGTTTAAACGTCACATATAGACATTCCCTTCATATCTAACATAAGAAAATTGAAAGATAATCAAGGAGTACCAGTTTTACATGAGTAATAATCAATCTAATTCGTTAGCATACATGCacgatattattattttttaaaagatttgttgcaagtaaaatatattaaaattgctCGGTATCTCATTTGGTCAAATAATTGCActagtcaattcaagaatgctcataTATTTTATCAATTAAGTAGAGTGCATGCAAAGAGGAGTATACCTCATAGTTGGATTTTTTTTAAGGTGGACGTGACAAGGGTAGGATGATGGAGTGCGTGCATGTGTGAAGATAGTTATAGctaaagaaaagataaagattaGAGGTGGTGCTATATTCAGTAATACCAGTTCTATTATTGACTACTGTAACTATGCATTGTCCCGGGGAGGGGCACTTGATTCAAAAGTATGTAGGTTATTAAGGTCTTCAATCAAATCTTTGGCTATGCACTTTATCTATGGAGGATGTATCTACACCAAAAATAGCTATAGACCCATCTTTCCTTCTACATTCTCATCAATTTTTTTTCACCCATGTCTTCTACATATTCTTCTTTATATCATTGATATCAATCTCCTTTTTTGAAGCAGAGATCTTCTAATTCTTTCCATTGCAGAACCTAGTGACGTGTCCTAATTTTTTGCAATTGTAACAAGTCAAACCTTGTTGTGGACCACGTCCATTCCTTTTGACATTAGATCTACACTCAATAGCCTTGTGCCCGTATCTTTTATATGCATAATAatatccattgaaagattgaacATTTCTACCATAGTTTTTATTCACATAACAATTCCACATCAATCTACTTGTGCATTCATTTtccttatgtccaaacttattgcaagcatAGTATTGTCCATTGAATAATTGATATTTGATCTGACTcctacattcactagctctatatgtc contains the following coding sequences:
- the LOC131062962 gene encoding LOB domain-containing protein 24, whose product is MSETREYKSGVSSRWPTPCAACKVLKRRCSSSCILAPSFPPKDAQRFIAVHKIFPRTNMIRMLQGIPEEKRALAVDSMVYEANARLKDPVYGCTGIICILQQQILRMEGELANIKALLINSRQLQLNKNPLPPTSNLPENTDELCADLSELFSTEMSLDHLLAWE